In a genomic window of Ananas comosus cultivar F153 unplaced genomic scaffold, ASM154086v1, whole genome shotgun sequence:
- the LOC109705490 gene encoding probable ribosomal protein S11, mitochondrial, with the protein MPTFNQLIRQHFSHGMPQEKTRAETDRLGLAAGAGSLKSMNFVQSISEEDKQCSRKKKRDFVHVLLMKKKTFVTVTDARGNKKTGASAGCLEERKGRSRLSRYAAEATAEHVGRSARKMGLKSVVMKVNGSTYFRKKKKVILSWREGFRGEGVGKKSPIMYIHDVTQLPHNGCRLPKKRRVQIVPTIF; encoded by the coding sequence ATGCCTACTTTTAATCAATTGATTCGTCAACACTTTTCACATGGGATGCCCCAAGAAAAAACAAGGGCCGAGACTGATAGGCTTGGGCTTGCTGCGGGTGCGGGCAGTTTAAAATCCATGAACTTCGTACAGAGCATCTCGGAGGAAGATAAGCAATGTTCAcggaaaaagaagagagatttTGTCCATGTCTTACTGATGAAAAAGAAGACCTTTGTGACCGTGACAGATGCTAGGGGGAATAAGAAGACTGGGGCCTCCGCAGGTTGTTTGGAGGAAAGAAAAGGGCGGTCTCGTCTTTCTCGGTATGCTGCTGAAGCAACTGCGGAACATGTCGGGCGATCCGCCAGAAAGATGGGTTTAAAGTCAGTTGTCATGAAAGTGAACGGATCTACTTATTtcaggaaaaagaagaaagtgatCTTGAGCTGGAGAGAAGGTTTTCGAGGTGAAGGAGTAGGAAAAAAATCTCCAATTATGTACATCCACGATGTGACCCAACTTCCACATAATGGATGCCGACTCCCAAAAAAACGTCGTGTTCAAATAGTTCCAACCATTTTTTAA